One segment of Alnus glutinosa chromosome 2, dhAlnGlut1.1, whole genome shotgun sequence DNA contains the following:
- the LOC133859336 gene encoding eukaryotic translation initiation factor 5-like — MALLNIGGNSDDAFYRYKMPKMVTKIEGRGNGIKTNVVNMVDIAKALARPAAYTTKYFGCELGAQSKFDEKTGTSLVNGAHETAKLAGLLENFIKKYVQCYGCGNPETEILITKTQMLQLKCAACGFVSDVDMRDKLTTFILKNPPEPKKGSKEKKAMRRAEKERLKEGEAADEEQKKIKKEAKKKGTTTSSKDGTTKASSSKKKASGSDEDRTSPTHSQVDEKEEDDEDEDNDVQWQTDTSAEAARQRIQEQLSAVTADMVMLSTDEPEKKKALNKASENAENGNLVARKMLTDEVKENIKKGISTDEPEKKKALNKASENAENGNLVARKTLTDEVKENIKKGISAKQLQSLLESLSGSSQEKMNAMYEGLFDGIEKGFAKEVIKKKSYLTAAVAQDEGSQLLLLHAIEEFCGKSKTSAMKEIALVLKALYDADVLEEESIVQWYEGGLKGGKKDSQIWKNARPFIDWLQSAESESEED, encoded by the coding sequence ATGGCTTTACTGAACATTGGTGGAAATAGTGATGATGCCTTCTACAGGTATAAGATGCCCAAAATGGTTACCAAAATTGAGGGCCGAGGAAATGGCATCAAGACAAACGTAGTCAACATGGTTGATATCGCAAAGGCTTTGGCAAGACCAGCTGCTTACACCACGAAGTACTTTGGTTGTGAGCTTGGAGCCCAATCTAAGTTTGATGAGAAAACTGGGACTTCTCTTGTTAATGGGGCCCATGAGACTGCTAAACTTGCTGGCCTTCTTGAGAACTTCATTAAGAAATATGTCCAGTGTTATGGCTGTGGAAACCCTGAGACTGAGATTCTGATTACCAAAACTCAGATGCTCCAACTGAAATGCGCAGCTTGTGGTTTTGTGTCAGATGTGGATATGAGGGACAAACTCACTACTTTCATTCTTAAGAACCCACCAGAACCAAAAAAGGgatccaaggaaaagaaggCAATGAGGAGGGCTGAGAAGGAGCGACTGAAGGAAGGTGAGGCTGCTGATGAGGAGCAgaagaaaattaagaaagagGCCAAGAAGAAGGGCACTACAACCTCTTCTAAGGATGGCACAACAAAAGCGAGCTCTTCAAAGAAGAAAGCAAGTGGCTCTGATGAGGATCGCACATCACCTACTCACAGTCAGGTtgatgagaaggaagaagatgatgaagatgagGATAATGATGTTCAGTGGCAAACGGATACATCAGCGGAAGCAGCTAGGCAACGCATCCAAGAGCAACTGAGTGCAGTGACAGCTGATATGGTCATGCTCTCTACAGATGAGccagagaagaagaaagcacTGAATAAAGCAAGTGAAAATGCTGAAAATGGAAATTTGGTCGCTCGCAAGATGCTGACTGATGaggtgaaagaaaatataaagaagGGTATCTCTACAGATGAGccagagaagaagaaagcacTGAATAAAGCAAGTGAAAATGCTGAAAATGGAAATTTGGTCGCTCGCAAGACGCTGACTGATGAGGTGAAAGAAAATATCAAGAAGGGTATCTCAGCAAAGCAATTGCAGTCCCTTCTGGAGTCACTTTCCGGGTCTTCCCAAGAAAAGATGAATGCTATGTATGAGGGGCTATTTGATGGCATTGAGAAAGGGTTTGCAAAGGAGGTGATCAAGAAGAAGAGCTACCTTACTGCTGCTGTTGCTCAGGATGAGGGGTCGCAGTTGCTCTTGCTTCATGCGATTGAGGAGTTTTGTGGGAAGTCAAAGACAAGTGCAATGAAGGAAATTGCTCTGGTTTTGAAAGCACTTTATGATGCTGATGTCTTGGAGGAAGAGTCCATCGTCCAGTGGTATGAAGGAGGACTGAAGGGAGGCAAAAAGGACTCTCAGATATGGAAGAATGCTCGACCTTTCATTGATTGGCTCCAGAGTGCTGAGTCGGAATCTGAAGAGGATTGA